From a single Desulfatirhabdium butyrativorans DSM 18734 genomic region:
- a CDS encoding ATP-binding protein: protein MRTDSGVLDHEILQALTDWNDWDRPEPETVSRPFYENRLRALSATGEIVVLQGVRRCGKSTILRNAVRYLLADGVPKSDILFLNMEDPRFMGDLTPTLLTRIRELHQRHFRPVGPPHIFLDEVQNISGFDKWLLTEYELHRSRLYVTGSNAHLLGREIGTVLSGRYLTLTVHPLSFAEFLTFRGISVSSPLDIIRLRIEIAGAFDDYLAWGAFPRVARIEDPEVKRLELRAYFDSILLRDVAARHRLDSVESLLNLSRYLLANTATILSLNSLKGSFGSSYHLLNSYVEYLEGAFLINRLPLFDWSQRRQAANPKKIHAVDTGLSALSRGFCHRDSGKLLETVVINELLRQGWELYYGKTSKGLEVDCIALKDGQIHLLMQVCQEMIKPKTRNREIRALFKAAVDIPYAHDARLLILSKGPGEVIRHEGMEIQVVDVIEWLIGGHASGPSGGEP from the coding sequence ATGAGAACCGATTCAGGTGTATTGGACCATGAAATCCTTCAGGCTTTGACGGATTGGAATGACTGGGACCGTCCTGAGCCTGAGACGGTATCCCGTCCGTTTTACGAAAATCGGTTGCGCGCCCTGAGCGCAACAGGTGAGATTGTTGTGCTTCAGGGAGTGCGGCGTTGCGGCAAATCTACCATCCTGCGCAATGCTGTCCGTTATCTGCTGGCTGATGGTGTGCCAAAAAGCGACATTCTCTTCCTCAACATGGAAGATCCCCGATTCATGGGTGACCTTACACCAACGCTTCTGACTCGCATCCGCGAACTGCACCAACGTCATTTTCGCCCGGTTGGCCCGCCGCATATCTTCTTGGATGAAGTGCAGAATATTTCGGGATTTGACAAATGGCTGCTCACGGAATATGAACTGCACCGGTCGCGGCTCTATGTCACCGGTTCCAATGCCCATCTTCTGGGAAGGGAAATCGGCACGGTCCTGAGCGGACGCTATCTGACTTTAACCGTGCATCCCCTCTCATTTGCCGAGTTCCTTACATTTCGTGGCATATCCGTAAGCTCACCGCTGGATATAATCCGGTTGCGAATTGAAATCGCCGGCGCCTTTGACGATTATCTTGCCTGGGGCGCCTTTCCCAGAGTCGCCAGAATTGAAGATCCCGAAGTAAAGAGGCTGGAGCTTCGTGCATACTTCGATTCGATACTGCTCAGGGATGTGGCAGCACGCCACCGGCTGGACAGTGTGGAATCCCTCCTGAACCTTTCAAGATATTTACTGGCAAACACCGCCACTATCCTGTCGCTGAACTCTCTCAAGGGGAGCTTCGGCAGCTCGTATCATCTGCTGAACAGCTATGTGGAGTACCTGGAAGGGGCCTTTCTGATCAATCGCCTGCCGCTTTTCGATTGGTCCCAGCGGCGACAAGCGGCAAACCCTAAAAAGATTCATGCCGTGGATACGGGACTTTCTGCCCTTTCGCGCGGTTTTTGCCATCGAGACAGCGGAAAACTGCTGGAGACCGTTGTGATCAACGAACTCCTTCGTCAGGGATGGGAGTTGTACTACGGCAAGACGAGCAAAGGCCTGGAGGTGGATTGTATTGCATTGAAGGATGGGCAGATCCATCTGTTGATGCAGGTCTGCCAGGAGATGATCAAACCTAAAACACGCAATCGGGAGATCAGGGCGCTCTTCAAGGCAGCGGTAGACATTCCATATGCCCATGATGCCAGACTTCTTATTTTGTCCAAAGGGCCGGGAGAGGTCATCCGGCATGAGGGGATGGAGATTCAGGTGGTGGATGTCATTGAATGGCTAATCGGTGGACATGCATCGGGGCCGTCAGGGGGAGAACCATGA
- a CDS encoding histidine kinase dimerization/phospho-acceptor domain-containing protein — protein MSIRFVREACWKTYFQSAFVKVAIQAQRFWSDKDAADKANRHKSDFLARMSHEIRAPMNAILRIAEVLSETSLECEKPCIVID, from the coding sequence ATGTCCATCCGGTTTGTCCGGGAAGCCTGCTGGAAGACGTATTTTCAATCCGCCTTCGTGAAGGTCGCCATTCAGGCCCAGCGATTCTGGAGTGACAAGGATGCGGCGGATAAGGCAAATCGGCACAAGAGCGATTTTCTGGCCCGCATGAGCCATGAAATCCGGGCCCCCATGAATGCCATTCTCAGGATTGCCGAAGTCCTCTCCGAAACATCCCTTGAATGCGAGAAACCCTGCATCGTGATTGATTGA
- a CDS encoding VOC family protein, producing the protein MRSIQTTGIHHLAMATSDMDMTIRFWRDLIGLRLVACLGRPGYRHYFFEVSATDMIAFFEWPDVLPAKPKDPGVPVKGPFVFDHVSIGVENEEELWELRDRLDAAGFWVSEPIDHHFIHSIYTFDPNQIALEFSAPVSGIDIRKNPLVTDPSPCLEARKGADPVSGAFPENFVRTPLDERIVYKGN; encoded by the coding sequence ATGCGAAGCATTCAAACCACCGGCATCCATCACCTGGCGATGGCCACATCCGACATGGATATGACCATCCGCTTCTGGCGGGATTTAATCGGTTTGCGGCTGGTGGCGTGTCTCGGCAGGCCCGGATACCGCCATTATTTTTTCGAAGTCTCCGCAACCGACATGATCGCCTTTTTCGAATGGCCCGATGTCCTGCCCGCCAAACCCAAGGATCCCGGCGTGCCGGTGAAAGGGCCTTTCGTTTTCGATCATGTATCGATCGGTGTGGAGAACGAGGAAGAACTGTGGGAGCTTCGGGATCGGCTGGATGCCGCAGGCTTCTGGGTTTCCGAGCCGATCGATCACCATTTCATTCATTCCATTTATACCTTCGACCCGAACCAGATCGCTCTGGAATTCAGCGCACCCGTATCGGGAATCGATATCCGGAAAAACCCGCTCGTCACCGATCCGTCTCCATGCCTTGAAGCCCGTAAGGGCGCTGATCCCGTATCGGGCGCATTTCCCGAAAATTTTGTCCGAACTCCGCTCGATGAACGAATCGTCTATAAGGGAAATTGA
- the divK gene encoding DVU0259 family response regulator domain-containing protein, whose translation MPKKIMVIDDDPIIVSYLETLFQDNGYETCTASDGLQAMEVVQRERPDLITLDLEMPNEWGSRFYRKLTKDAELRKIPIIVITGLAGQHAVKDAIAYIHKPFDRDKLLGIVKQAIG comes from the coding sequence ATGCCGAAAAAAATCATGGTCATCGACGATGATCCGATCATTGTTTCATACCTGGAAACGCTGTTTCAGGACAATGGATACGAAACCTGCACGGCATCGGACGGGCTCCAGGCCATGGAAGTGGTGCAGCGGGAAAGGCCCGATCTGATCACGCTCGATCTGGAAATGCCCAACGAGTGGGGAAGCCGGTTTTATCGGAAGCTTACCAAAGATGCGGAGCTTCGCAAGATTCCGATCATCGTGATTACGGGGCTTGCCGGGCAGCACGCGGTGAAGGATGCCATCGCCTACATCCACAAACCCTTCGATCGCGACAAGCTGCTTGGCATTGTCAAACAGGCAATCGGATAA
- the tmcA gene encoding acidic tetraheme cytochrome c3 TmcA yields the protein MNRRIGYGLAAVEGFLCWVVVGFSQENMTHVDNKVFPNPQRPAAVFQHEQHNEAAKIEDCGECHHVYKDGKKVENETSEDRRCSDCHGLKDKGAQPGLTKAFHLNCKGCHEKSGKGPIMCGQCHVK from the coding sequence ATGAATCGAAGGATCGGTTACGGGCTTGCCGCCGTTGAGGGGTTCCTTTGCTGGGTCGTTGTGGGTTTTTCTCAGGAGAACATGACCCATGTGGACAACAAGGTCTTTCCCAATCCGCAAAGACCGGCGGCCGTGTTTCAACACGAGCAGCACAACGAGGCTGCAAAGATCGAGGATTGCGGGGAGTGCCATCATGTGTACAAGGACGGGAAAAAAGTGGAGAACGAGACATCCGAAGACCGCAGGTGCTCCGATTGCCACGGCCTGAAGGACAAGGGCGCCCAGCCGGGACTTACCAAGGCTTTTCATCTCAATTGCAAAGGTTGTCACGAGAAAAGCGGCAAAGGTCCTATCATGTGCGGGCAATGCCATGTGAAATGA
- the tmcB gene encoding electron transfer complex ferredoxin TmcB: protein MVHDAVPAEEKTVLDEGIEKGASRLTEERIAEVINRVLYGEGGARIRVYVDTCVHCGLCSEGCHYYLSHDKDPHYSPAGKVKQTLWEMIRKKGRVSPEFMKRAAEIAHTQCNACKRCSMYCPFGIDIAYLMLVVRRIVHLLGMTPLYIQSTAHSHSATMNQMWVKGDEWPDTLQWQEDEARGEVAGLRIPLEKEGAEIMYSVIGPEPKFQAQLIYQAAIIMNAAGMNWTMPATSGWDNSDMAMYTGDNELMGRIKRRHFETAIRLKVKKIVMGECGHAFRSVYDMGNRWLGWKMPPIPIVHAIEFYYDLLKEGRIKIAKKWTDPVTLHDPCNVVRGRGLHEKARYVVSQICENLIEMHPNREHNYCCCAGGGVINCGPPYKMTRMLGNRVKAEQLFETKSKGAKTLIAPCHNCHSGLEDINHHYGLEMDVKFISDILYAVMEKPEKA from the coding sequence ATGGTTCACGATGCTGTGCCAGCGGAAGAAAAGACCGTTCTGGACGAAGGAATCGAGAAAGGGGCCTCGCGTCTGACGGAAGAGCGGATCGCCGAGGTGATCAATCGGGTACTCTATGGCGAAGGCGGGGCCCGGATACGGGTGTATGTCGATACCTGTGTGCATTGCGGCCTGTGCTCCGAGGGTTGCCATTATTATCTTTCCCATGACAAGGATCCGCATTATTCCCCTGCAGGAAAGGTCAAGCAGACGCTTTGGGAGATGATCCGCAAAAAAGGCCGGGTATCACCCGAGTTCATGAAGCGTGCGGCCGAAATCGCTCACACCCAATGCAATGCTTGCAAACGCTGCTCCATGTATTGCCCTTTTGGCATCGATATCGCCTATCTCATGCTCGTCGTCCGGCGCATCGTTCATCTGCTCGGCATGACCCCGCTGTATATCCAGTCGACGGCCCACAGCCATTCGGCAACGATGAACCAGATGTGGGTGAAGGGAGACGAATGGCCGGATACCCTCCAGTGGCAGGAAGATGAGGCCAGAGGCGAGGTCGCCGGCCTGCGGATTCCGCTCGAGAAGGAAGGGGCAGAGATCATGTATTCGGTGATCGGTCCGGAGCCCAAATTTCAGGCGCAGCTCATCTATCAGGCAGCCATCATCATGAACGCAGCCGGAATGAATTGGACAATGCCGGCGACTTCCGGTTGGGACAACAGCGATATGGCGATGTATACCGGAGACAATGAACTGATGGGCCGGATCAAGCGCAGGCATTTCGAAACGGCTATTCGGCTCAAGGTGAAGAAAATCGTGATGGGCGAATGCGGCCATGCGTTCCGATCGGTTTATGATATGGGAAACCGGTGGCTGGGCTGGAAAATGCCGCCCATTCCCATCGTGCATGCCATCGAGTTCTATTACGATCTGCTGAAGGAAGGCCGCATCAAGATCGCCAAAAAATGGACCGATCCGGTGACGCTGCACGATCCCTGCAATGTGGTGCGGGGCCGGGGGCTGCACGAGAAGGCCCGGTATGTGGTTTCGCAGATATGTGAAAACCTGATCGAGATGCACCCCAACCGGGAACACAATTACTGCTGCTGCGCAGGCGGCGGGGTCATCAATTGCGGGCCTCCCTACAAAATGACCCGCATGCTGGGCAACCGGGTGAAGGCCGAACAGTTGTTCGAGACCAAGAGCAAGGGCGCCAAGACGCTCATCGCTCCCTGTCACAACTGCCACAGCGGCCTCGAGGACATCAACCACCATTACGGCCTCGAAATGGATGTCAAATTCATCAGCGACATTCTCTATGCCGTCATGGAAAAACCCGAGAAAGCGTAA
- the tmcC gene encoding TmcC family electron transfer complex membrane anchor subunit yields MNDLYRFVTGPLAWIAFLVFVAGSLVRIGHMLYLVRKKEAFIFSYFSMSYGLRSIFNWLIPYGPVNMRRHAVLTAVTFIFHLALIFTPIFLLSHVVLWDENWNVSYWSLPDAAADILTVVVIACCAFFWIRRMTQAEVRFLTSASDYVILLLVAAPFVTGFLAYHQVSGYPLFSILHVLTGEIMLMIIPFTRLTHMLFFPFTRAYTGSEFGAVRHARDW; encoded by the coding sequence ATGAACGATCTGTATCGATTCGTCACCGGCCCGCTGGCATGGATCGCCTTTCTGGTCTTTGTGGCGGGTTCTCTCGTTCGCATCGGCCATATGCTCTATCTGGTGCGCAAAAAGGAAGCATTCATTTTTTCCTATTTCAGCATGAGCTATGGCCTTCGGTCGATCTTCAACTGGCTCATCCCGTACGGCCCAGTCAACATGCGGCGGCATGCGGTGCTGACGGCGGTCACCTTCATCTTTCATCTGGCGCTCATCTTCACTCCCATCTTTTTGCTCTCGCATGTCGTTCTCTGGGATGAAAATTGGAATGTGTCCTATTGGAGCCTGCCGGATGCCGCAGCGGACATATTGACGGTTGTCGTGATCGCCTGCTGCGCGTTTTTCTGGATCCGGCGAATGACTCAGGCTGAGGTGCGCTTTTTGACATCGGCATCCGATTACGTCATCCTCTTGCTGGTAGCGGCTCCCTTCGTTACCGGATTTCTGGCATACCATCAGGTTTCCGGATATCCCCTGTTTTCCATTCTGCATGTGCTGACAGGGGAGATCATGCTGATGATCATTCCGTTTACGAGATTGACGCACATGCTGTTTTTCCCGTTCACCCGGGCCTATACCGGTTCGGAATTCGGTGCCGTTCGACATGCCAGAGACTGGTGA
- the tmcD gene encoding electron transfer complex subunit TmcD — translation MSDPRLWDWETKEKRIDVDDWKSRFEWVEEFQASPDGERVAAVANIGEVEFTVCVNGEDWETPFEKIWNLRFTPDNRLVAIVSDSGEWTVAVDGTPWENRFGYVWDMLWNPAGDAVAVCFQKDMTYGMAVEDNPWEETYQHITDPTISDDGARTAATVQVIAASETDIDMFKKGIMSAALDGKVWDRNFVNVWGKRISPDGQRLAAEVRLSLYDYTIAVDGVPWGKTFQTVWEPCFHPADGSIVAPVRTDGKWTLAKDGDILWANRYGQLWHVCFSPDGNQIGAIVSPKFGKWTIAVNDSSWSTWVDELVTDMCFSPDGKHVGAVAKNGGKWFVLVDNHLWSKPCDMVWQPVFNADATCVAAKVEIEKQYGFLINDRLLPFRGEAAWNPEFNPDGTQILLRSIEQGVYVRRVLPIGDVL, via the coding sequence ATGAGTGATCCTCGACTTTGGGATTGGGAAACGAAAGAGAAACGGATCGATGTGGATGATTGGAAATCCCGCTTCGAATGGGTGGAAGAGTTTCAGGCAAGCCCCGATGGGGAGCGGGTTGCAGCAGTTGCCAACATCGGTGAAGTGGAGTTCACGGTCTGTGTGAACGGGGAAGATTGGGAAACTCCTTTCGAAAAGATATGGAACCTCCGTTTTACGCCGGACAACCGGTTGGTAGCCATCGTTTCGGATTCCGGTGAATGGACTGTGGCCGTCGATGGAACCCCTTGGGAAAACCGCTTCGGCTATGTCTGGGATATGCTCTGGAACCCGGCGGGAGATGCCGTAGCCGTTTGTTTTCAAAAGGACATGACTTACGGAATGGCCGTAGAGGACAACCCCTGGGAAGAGACGTACCAGCACATCACCGACCCGACGATCAGTGATGACGGCGCGCGTACGGCTGCAACGGTTCAGGTGATCGCCGCATCCGAGACGGACATCGACATGTTCAAAAAAGGCATCATGTCGGCAGCTCTCGATGGCAAGGTCTGGGATCGGAACTTCGTCAACGTCTGGGGAAAGCGGATCAGCCCGGATGGCCAGCGGCTTGCGGCGGAAGTGCGCCTGTCGCTCTACGATTACACGATAGCGGTCGACGGCGTTCCCTGGGGAAAAACCTTCCAGACAGTCTGGGAGCCGTGTTTCCATCCAGCCGATGGCTCCATCGTGGCGCCGGTGCGCACCGACGGAAAATGGACCCTGGCCAAAGACGGTGATATCCTGTGGGCCAATCGCTATGGGCAATTGTGGCATGTGTGTTTCAGTCCGGATGGAAACCAAATTGGGGCCATTGTCAGCCCCAAATTCGGAAAATGGACGATTGCCGTGAACGATTCCTCCTGGTCGACATGGGTGGATGAGCTCGTGACCGATATGTGTTTTTCACCGGATGGGAAACATGTCGGCGCAGTCGCCAAGAACGGCGGAAAATGGTTCGTTCTGGTCGATAACCATCTGTGGTCGAAGCCTTGTGACATGGTGTGGCAGCCGGTGTTCAATGCGGATGCAACTTGTGTGGCTGCCAAGGTGGAAATCGAAAAACAATACGGTTTTCTGATCAACGACAGGCTGCTGCCATTCCGTGGTGAGGCGGCATGGAATCCCGAATTCAATCCGGATGGCACCCAAATTCTCCTGCGCTCGATCGAGCAGGGTGTCTATGTGCGCCGGGTGTTGCCGATCGGGGATGTTCTGTGA
- a CDS encoding outer membrane beta-barrel protein, translating into MASETALVCGFGDSIAITTTIATTTLPRVAGDVFSRYHEIRYLGWVMKILRMIWLTTGLFLLMGFGGLHAETHIRITPMLTVSQSYEDNIDLEKTNTKSDYIVVVSPGIKLLASTKKSRLNVDYAPGFVYYAKYNEYNTVRQRANLDYFYRFSKNVQFNLRDQYYRTEDFFELPQNATARDLRIRNGRNSVDSNDGVASLDYIFGQENHLTGGYRYRLLRNQDPRYNDADEYGPFAALDYWFNKRHGIRLGYRYVRGTYDSGEAIPLTVNTDDYAGHRMDAQYSLRFNPHTSWNARYGYSTRRFDRISFEDYNVHEAATGIDHAFSRRISLSLEGGYLWKERDNPPHETVESYLVNASWNQRFEHGNLVLGVQHGWDDGLLEDEVRGFTRYWAFQGRVSRQLSQRIEAYIGSLVRSNDYEIRDDDTFYQAGIGITARLRQWLYMSLGYDHRRVVSDNADNEYRDNRVFLVLSAEAAQPFVFGTKAHGNMP; encoded by the coding sequence ATGGCAAGTGAAACAGCCTTGGTTTGTGGATTCGGGGATTCGATTGCGATTACGACAACGATAGCGACAACGACTCTTCCCCGCGTTGCAGGGGATGTATTTTCACGGTACCATGAAATCCGTTATCTCGGATGGGTCATGAAAATCCTTCGAATGATCTGGCTGACCACGGGATTGTTCCTGCTGATGGGTTTCGGTGGGTTGCATGCCGAGACCCATATCCGCATCACGCCGATGTTGACCGTCAGCCAAAGCTATGAAGACAACATCGATCTCGAGAAAACCAATACCAAGTCAGACTATATCGTCGTCGTTTCACCGGGAATCAAGCTGCTGGCCAGCACCAAAAAAAGCAGGCTCAATGTCGACTATGCGCCTGGTTTCGTTTATTACGCCAAATACAACGAATACAATACGGTTCGGCAGCGGGCGAATCTCGATTATTTTTACCGGTTTTCCAAAAATGTTCAGTTCAATTTGCGGGACCAGTACTACAGAACGGAGGATTTTTTCGAACTGCCCCAGAATGCGACAGCCAGGGATCTGCGTATTCGAAACGGTCGAAATTCCGTAGACAGCAATGATGGGGTGGCCAGTCTGGATTATATTTTCGGTCAGGAAAACCACCTGACCGGCGGCTATCGGTATCGGTTACTGCGAAATCAGGATCCGCGATACAATGATGCCGATGAATACGGTCCTTTTGCAGCATTGGATTACTGGTTCAACAAACGGCATGGCATCCGCCTGGGATATCGTTATGTTCGGGGTACGTATGATTCGGGTGAAGCCATACCTTTGACGGTCAACACGGACGACTATGCGGGTCACCGGATGGATGCGCAATATTCGTTGCGCTTCAATCCGCATACGAGCTGGAACGCGCGGTACGGGTACAGCACGCGGCGGTTCGACCGGATATCGTTTGAAGACTACAACGTCCATGAAGCGGCCACGGGTATCGATCATGCCTTTTCGCGGCGCATCAGCCTGTCGCTGGAAGGCGGATATTTGTGGAAAGAGCGGGACAATCCCCCTCATGAAACGGTGGAAAGTTATCTCGTGAATGCCAGTTGGAACCAGCGTTTCGAGCATGGCAATCTGGTGTTGGGGGTTCAACATGGATGGGATGACGGGCTTCTCGAAGACGAAGTTCGCGGCTTCACTCGATATTGGGCGTTTCAGGGTCGGGTGAGCCGGCAATTGAGTCAACGGATCGAGGCGTACATCGGGTCCCTGGTTCGCAGCAACGATTATGAAATCCGGGATGACGATACATTTTATCAGGCAGGCATCGGGATTACAGCCCGGCTTCGGCAGTGGCTCTACATGAGTCTGGGCTATGATCATCGGAGAGTGGTCAGCGACAACGCAGACAACGAATATCGGGACAACCGGGTGTTTCTGGTTTTGAGCGCCGAAGCCGCGCAGCCGTTTGTCTTTGGAACGAAGGCGCATGGAAACATGCCATGA